CGCGTATTGGTACTTTGCTCTCCTGACAAGGAAGAGGAGGCCAAAGCAGCCGGTGCCGACTACGTAGGTTTGGATGATTACATTCAAAAAATCGAAAAAGGCTGGACTGATATCGACGTGATCATCACCATGCCTACCGTAATGGCTAAATTGGGCCGTTTGGGTAAAATATTAGGTCCTCGTGGCTTAATGCCTAACCCAAAATCAGGTACAGTTACCCTTGAAGTAGGTAAGGCAGTACAAGAAGTGAAAGCCGGTAAAATCGACTTCAAAGTTGATAAAACAGGTATCATTCACGCAGGTATCGGAAAAGTATCTTTCGACGCCAAGAAAATCGCTGAAAACGCTGACGAGTTAGTTCATACATTGATCAAACTTAAGCCTTCTTCGGCAAAAGGAACATACGTAAAAGGCATCACTTTGTCTTCAACTATGTCACCTGGTATTCAGATTGACAAATCAACAATAATCGGACTGTAATCATGAGAAGAGAAGAAAAAGCACTTATCATTGAGAATCTTACCGAAAAGTTTGCCAACATTCCTTATTTCTATATCACTGACGCAAGCGGTATGTCTGTTGCTAAAACCAACAAACTTAGACGTCTTTGTTTCGACAGAGGTATCGAATATATAGTAGTGAAAAACACACTTATCGAGAAGGCTCTTGAGTCGCTCGACACAGATTACACGGCTTTCAACGAGTCAGTCCTTAAAGGATTCTCTGGTATCATGTTTCACCCTGAATCGGGTAAAGCTGCTGCCAAATTGATCAAAGATTTCCTGAAAGAAAACAAAGACTCAATCAAGCTTAAAGGAGCTTCAATAGACGGTGGATTGTTTGTTGGTCACGACCAATTAGACGCTCTGACGAACTTGAAATCTAAAGCTGAGATGATTGGCGAAGTAATCGGATTGCTACAATCACCTGCTAAAAATGTCATTGGTGCATTGCAGAGTGGTGGCAACAAACTGGCTGGAATA
The sequence above is a segment of the Cytophagaceae bacterium genome. Coding sequences within it:
- a CDS encoding 50S ribosomal protein L1; the protein is MARISKKRKEALSKFDATKSYSLEEAAAILKEISYTKFDSSVDIDVRLGVDPRKADQMVRGVVALPHGTGKTVRVLVLCSPDKEEEAKAAGADYVGLDDYIQKIEKGWTDIDVIITMPTVMAKLGRLGKILGPRGLMPNPKSGTVTLEVGKAVQEVKAGKIDFKVDKTGIIHAGIGKVSFDAKKIAENADELVHTLIKLKPSSAKGTYVKGITLSSTMSPGIQIDKSTIIGL
- a CDS encoding 50S ribosomal protein L10, with product MRREEKALIIENLTEKFANIPYFYITDASGMSVAKTNKLRRLCFDRGIEYIVVKNTLIEKALESLDTDYTAFNESVLKGFSGIMFHPESGKAAAKLIKDFLKENKDSIKLKGASIDGGLFVGHDQLDALTNLKSKAEMIGEVIGLLQSPAKNVIGALQSGGNKLAGILKTLSEKEAA